The following DNA comes from Cellulophaga sp. HaHa_2_95.
GTAGCAATTGCCTTTAAATCTAAAACATCCAATTTAGGATTTCCTAAAGATTCTACGAAAATAGCTCTGGTATTATCTTGAACAGCCTTCTCAAAGTTTTCTGGATGAGTCGCATCCACAAAAGTGGTAGTAATGCCTAATCTTGGCAAGGTTACATTTAATAAATTAAACGTTCCTCCATATAAACTACTAGAAGCTACAATATGATCTCCTGCTTTTAATAAAGTTAACAAACCTGTAGCAATTGCGGCAGTACCAGAAGCGAAAACAACAGCACCCACACCGCCTTCAACAGCCGCTAAGCGATCCTGTAAAATTTGATTTGTTGGGTTATTTAAACGGGTGTAGATGAACCCTAATTCTCCTAATGAGAATAATTTTGCAGCATGGTCCGTATCTCTAAAAACGTATGATGATGTTTGATAGATGGGCACTGCTCTTGTTCCTCCCGTTTGCGTAGTATCATGCCCTGCATGTAAAGCGTTTGTTGCTAATTTTTGAGTACTCATGATTTTTTTGTTTTTTAAATTAATACTAAAATAAAAAGCCAAACTCTAACATCAGACCTGTAGTCTAGCTAGGTAAAAATCAAAAAGTTATTAAGAAGAAATATTCAATTACTAGGATAGCAATTAATTTTTTCGTTATCTGCCGCCAATGCATGATGCAATTTTTGGTAGAATTTAGCACCTTCATTGTTCTTAAAAAGAACAAAGGGTTGCTAAGGTTTCAAAGGGTCTATTCCCTCCACCTTTCTTGATAACTATTCAATACGTGTTTGAACTTGTGCGGTGCAAATATAACATCGGAAGTTTTTAAAATCCTAATTATTCACCAATAATTATAAAAAGATACTTTTTTGTTAAGATTTTGGCGGTCTACTCTAATTATTTAAACCAGACCGCTAAAACCATTAAATATTTATATACCGAATGTAGTTTTCACTTGCTCTAGAGCATCTAACTTCTCCCAAGTAAACAATTCTACTTCTTTTTCTACTTTACCGTTATAAGGAGATTCAAAAGTTTTTGTTACTGTTATTGGCTCTTTACCCATGTGACCGTAAGCAGCTGTTTCCAAATAAATAGGATTACGCAATTTTAAACGCTCTTCTATGGCAAACGGACGCATATCAAATAACTCAGCTACTTTTCTTGCAATCTGCCCATCGTTTAAATTCACCTTAGCAGTACCATACGTATCTACATAAATAGAGGTTGGTTCTACCACTCCAATAGCATAACTTACCTGTACTAAAATCTCATCAGCCACTCCCGCAGCTACTAAATTTTTCGCAGCATGACGCGCAGCATAGGCTGCACTTCTATCTACTTTACTAGGATCTTTACCACTAAATGCACCTCCACCGTGAGCACCTTTACCACCGTACGTATCTACAATAATCTTACGACCTGTTAATCCCGTATCTCCATGAGGACCACCGATAACAAATTTTCCTGTTGGGTTAATATGGTAGGTAATAGCATCATCAAATAACGTCTGAATATGTACTGGTAATTGTTCCTTTACTTTCGGAATTAAGATAGAAATAATATCTGATTTAATTTTCGCCAACATTTTTTCATCATCAGCATCAAAAGCATCATGTTGAGTAGAAACTACAATAGTATCTATACGTTGAGGTACATTTTCATCACTATACTCTATTGTTACCTGCGCCTTAGCATCTGGTCTTAAATAAGAAATTTCTTTACCTTCTCTTCTTAAATCTGCTAAGATCTGTAATATTTTATGCGAAATATCTAAAGCCAAAGGCATGTAGTTTTCCGTTTCTTTAGTAGCGTAGCCAAACATCATTCCTTGATCTCCTGCACCTTGCTCTTCTTTAGAACCGCGATCTACACCTTGACTAATATCTTTAGACTGCTCATGTATTAAGGAGATAACACCACATGAATCTCCGCTAAACTGATATTCTCCTTTAGTATACCCAATTTTATTAATAACATCTCTTGCTATTTGTTGAACATCTAAATAGGTATCACTCTTAACTTCACCTGCCAATACTACTTGACCTGTAGTTACTAATGTCTCGCATGCTACTTTGCTTTCTGGATCAAAAGCCAAAAAATTATCTAAAAGCGCATCACTTATTTGGTCTGCTACTTTATCTGGGTGTCCTTCACTAACAGATTCTGATGTGAATAAATAAGCCATAAATGGTTTTATTTTCTAGAATAGACTTGACAGAAAGGTTAAAAGAAGTTTATGAACCGAAAAAGGAATTTCGGTCATAACTGCTTTAGCATTTTTCTTGTGCTAAATATAATTTAGCAGCTGAGGTTGCAATCAGTCAAATCCGTCCTCAATTAATAATAGCACAAAAGTAAAATAAAAGATGGAGTCTGAAAAATGCTTTAACAACAATTTGCAGATTTATAAATCATATTTAATTTTAAACATCACATATCGTGGTTGTACCACATACGATGAGGTTCTATAAAAGAGCTCATTAAAACTATCTTGATTGAGTTCTGTATTGTTCAATAAATTGGTTACTTCTACACTATACTCCCACTTACTATCCTCTTTTTGATAAGATAAACTGGTATCTAAATTACCATACTCATTATCAATAGTATTTGCTTTATCTCTGTAATGGTAGTAATCTAAATCTGCTAGAAAAATAAAACTTTTTAGAAAAGCCGCATCAACTTTTAGAAATGGTGTGTCTGTATAATACGTAGATGAATTTCCTCCGTTATCATAATTATTAAGGGCATAGTTATAACCCACCTCTACATTTGGGGCATCTCTAAAGCTTGTGGCTAAGGATGCTCTATAGCTTTGTGTCAAAGACTCTGACGTACTAGGGCTACCATTAACAATATTATTTAAATTAGAATAGGAAAGCGATCCTCTGGAACTCACCTTTATCTTACCAAATGTTCTTTGAAAATTAGCAGACCCTGACAACACTTCATCTTCCAAATTAGAATTGATGGTTGAACTTACTTGATTAATGCCAACGATAGCACTATTATTTTTAAAAGCATCTACACGTTTACTATAATTAACAGTAGCGAAAATGTTTTGCATGTTAAACATGCTAAAGCTGAAAAAATTAAGTGATAAATTATGAAACAAAGCACTTTCTAAATCACGATTTCCTTGATACATGGAATTGTAATTACTAAAAATATAGGCTCTAGAAAATTTATCTATATCTGAAAACTGTCGGTTAACCGTATAATTAAACCGAATACTCTCTGACTGCTTTAATTGAAGATTTACAAAAAGATCGGGAACTACATTGAATAAATCATCTGTAACCGATGTAGCTAATTGTGTGTTTTTCGCCGTATAATCATGTACTTTAAAACCTGGATTAAATGTAAATTTCCCGACGATTAATTTATAATGAAATCCAACAAAAATATCAGAAAACTTATATTCCACATCATTAACTAAATCATCCTCTGCAAATGCTAAGGTTGACTCGTTATCTAAAATTTGAAAGATATTTGAATTAAATTTCTGACTACTTTGCGTGGTTCCTAGCGTAAAATTGATATTACTTTTTGCTCCCGTAATAAAATAGTAATCGGTTTTAAAATCAAACTTATTCGTTTTTATTTTTCGATCTTGATTGATATTATAATTCGCTTGTTCTTCATTCAAAGGAAGAATACTTTCAAAAGGTTGTATTTCTCTGATTGCATTATAAAACGGATCCTCATTTTGGATTAGATACTGAGCCTCAACCGCCAATATGTTTTTTTCATCTATCGTGTAATATACATTAGCATTTTGATTAAGACTAGAAGGAGTTTGCTGTTTGTTTTCAAAAATTTGATCTGTAACGTCTGCTACAGACAAAATTCCTACATCCTCATTCTCGTCAGAAAATTTTGCAAGAGCATCATATTCCACCTGTACATTTGTATTTGGCTTGTAAGCAGCACTTAGCTTTAACAACCCTAAATTAGATGTTTGTTCTGTTCCTGTTGTAGTTACCTCTTGCTGATTGCTACTAATATACGTTCGCGTGGCCACCGTCTGTAAGTCTGTATTCGCATAAGAATAAATTGCGAATCCACTTAAATCTAGTTTTTCTGTTGGGGCATAACTAAAATTAACCGCTCCAAATCTTGTTTCTATTTCTTTAGCACGGTTGTTTTGAAGCTGAGACAAACCCAAACCGCCATCACCAACGTTAAAACTAGTGCCTGTATTTCCTGTTCTACTTCTAAAACCACCTGTGAAATTTCTGTAATCTCTAGAGGTAAATGGCAATTGCCCAATATTATTAAGATCTGTTAAAATATTGATACTGTACTTAGGGCTGTAAAAAAATAGTTTAGGATGCGCTAGATACCTACTATCTAATCCTAAACCAGCCGTAATTTCTCCAAACCAAAACTTCTCTTTTCCTGATTTTAATTTAATATTTAAAGCTACATTATCTTGATTATTTGTTACGCCTTTTAGTTGTGACACCTCACTATAATTTCTAAGTACTTCTATTTTATCCAAAGCATTTGCAGGAATATTTTTTGCTGCTAGTTTAGAATCTCCATCAAAAAAATCTTTTCCATCGACCATTACCTTTGTAACGGTCTTTCCTTCTACTTCTATTTCACCATCATCATTTATTTCTACTCCGGGCAACTTACTTAGTACATCTTCTAATTTCTTTTCCGTTCCTGTTACGAAAGAGTCCGTGTTATACACAATAGTATCCCCTTTCACTACCACAGGCATCTCATAAACTACCTCAACCTCATCCAAGCTCTGTGCTTGCTCTGCCAATATTACATCGCGTTGTAGGTCTTCTTCTAGGGTTTTAATCAATAGTTCTTTAGGTTGAAAACCGATATAGCTGAATTTTAAGCTATAAGTACTGTTTTGGTTCACGCTTACCTTGTACTTTCCATTAGGATCTGTAATTCCAAAACCATCCAAACTTTTTGTCTCTTGATTTACAGCCACTACATTTGCCATTTCTAAAGGGCTTCCTAGCGAATCTTTTAATACTCCCGTAATGGTGATTTTCTGAGCACTAGCAACATTCACCAAAGCAATTAAGCCGATAAGCACCAGTACTTGCTTTTTTCTAAATAGATATCTCATTAGTTTCTTCCTCTATTTGAGTTACCACCTGGACCTCTATTACCACCTCTAAAGCGCTCTGACATTTCTTCCATCTTAGTCAAAAGCGTTTCATTATATTCTTGCTGCGATATGACCTTTCCTTTTGCAGGAGCTTTTATCTCTACCTTTTCATCTGCATTTAAAACAATCTTAGTACAAAGCAATACGGTATTCCCTGCGTTAACTTCTAATATTAAACCTGGTAAGCCCCAGTATTCTCCTGGTCCTTGACTTACAGGAATTTCAGGAGTAAACCATGCTGTAATTTCAATTTCTTTTACCGCTTCTGTTTCTTTAAAAATACGCGTCTTATTTTGCGTAGTATCCTTTTTGGCAGTATTCTCGTTTCTTCTTTCTTGATCTCTTTTTCTTCTTAAAGTTTGAAAATCTGTAGAATCAATCGCTTGTATAGCTGTTGCCTTATAGCACGTGTAATTGCCTATTTTTTTTGTTTCAGAACCCATCGTCCAATTTAATTGCTTCAGGTCATCTTTGATTAAGAATACTTTACCAAACATTTCTGATTCTTTAGCATAATTTTGGTCTTTAATATTCTTATACAATTTACCACCAGAAAAATCTCCAAATCTAAATCTACCTCTGCCTCCATTTTCTCTTCCTGGAGTTTCTAGCTTTTCTTCCTCCTCATATATCGCCGCTGTTTTATCAAACGTCAGTATAAATGTTTTTTCTGACTGTTCCTTTAAGCGCTCTGTAATTCTTTTTTTCTGTTCTTCTGACATTTCACGACCACCAAAATTAAAGTCGGCCACAGATGTTTTAGAATGATAGATTGCCTTTCCCTGAAAGTCTTGAGCTTGTAGAATTGAAAAATGAAGAAGACAAATGGTGATAAATAGTAGAAATTTTTTCATGATCTTTATAGGTTATTGTTCTTCTGTGACTAAAAAAAATAGAAAAGGTTTAAAACTAAGGTGATAAATAATTTTTTATGCATTATTTCTAATTGATCATAGCCATAAAAAACATTCGTGCATTTCAGCAACTATTTTTTCTACTACCCAAGAATCGTTGTATATTGTGTGCCCCTTTGGGAAAGTACAAAGTGAGGTATTAAATCTAATTTAAAACTAAAAGTGCCACGAGTATACATTAGTATTTTAAATAGTAAGAATCCAACGCTTATAAATAAAACCATTAAGAAGACGAATTATGCATGTTGCAATTGCAGGAAATATTGGCGCAGGAAAAACAACCTTAACCAAATTACTTTCAAAACATTTTAACTGGGAGCCACATTTTGAAGATGTTGTAGATAACCCTTATTTAGATGATTTTTACAATCAAATGGAGCGTTGGAGTTTTAACCTTCAAATTTATTTTTTAAATAGTAGGTTTCGCCAGATTTTAGAAATAAGAGAAACGGGGAAAAATATCATCCAAGATCGCACCATATACGAAGATGCTTATATTTTTGCACCAAACCTTCATGCGATGGGTTTGATGACGAACAGAGATTTTAGTAATTACTCTAGCTTATTTGAGCTAATGGAAAAATTAGTTCAACCGCCAGATTTATTAATCTATTTACGAAGTTCTATTCCCAACTTAGTAAGTCAGATTCATAAACGTGGACGCGATTATGAAAATACGATTTCTATAGATTATTTAAGCAGACTTAATGAACGTTATGAAGCGTGGAGTCAGAGCTATGAAAAAGGGAAACTCTTAATTATTGATGTTGACCATTTAGACTTTGTAGATAATCCTGAGGATTTGGGCACTATAATAAATAGAATTGATGCGGAGATAAATGGCTTGTTTTAAGTATCTATCTTACATTTACAAATGGGGTTCGTATTTTATATGAATCCCATTTTTTTTGCGTGTGCCACTGCTTGATCGCTATTCTCTACAAATAAAACAGGTGTTGTTTTATAATCATCAAATAGGCTTTTTACCCGAATCATTCTCTTTTTATGATTTACACTTCTTAGGTAGATTGCCAAAATTCTGTCTGGAAATTGTTCTGCTATTTCCTTATAAATATCTGCGTCACGCTCGCCACTATCTCCAATTAAAATTATGGGTAACGCTGGGTACGTTTTTAAAATACCAAGAATCTCAATTTGCTTTTGTGGTTTATGCCCGTCTCTTTTCCTTTTAAAAAAAGAATTAAAACTACGAAGTAAAATAGGTCCTTTAGGGAAATTATTCTGCTTTAGAAACAGTTCTAAATAACGGTATAAATTCCAAGGGCTATGACTCACATAAAATATTGGATTAGAATTCTCTCCTGATGTTCCCCGATGTAATTGGTTATAAAAATCTGGAGCTCCAGTAAGCGGCAAACGATTTTTTACAGTTTTAAAAACAGTATTAAACAATACGCGCCATTTTAATGTAGAGACTACACCCGTATGCAAAATAGTATCATCAATATCTGTAATCACCCCAAAAACAGCCTTCTTAGATGGGATTAGAATTTTACCAGGAAATCTATTTTCATGGGTAATCTTTCGTTTAATATTTGGATTTGAGTAAGAGACTTCAAAGTTCACCCAGTCTTCTTCGTTGGCTAATTTCTGCAAATCATGAACAGCCGTTTCCATTTTAAAATATCCATGATTATCGGTTGATGTTTGCAAAACTTGGCCGTTTGGCAAAGTAATATCTATGTTGGTATGCTTTACTTCATCTGTTTCTAACCGTTTCCATGTATTCAACATCAAATTAAACCAGCCTTTATCATCTAAGTTAATAGACTCATCTTCAAGCGCTCTTCCCCTTAAATAGAAATGAGAATTGGTGCCATAAGCATCAAATGTAATTATTTGTAAAGGATCTTTTTTAAATAACATCACACTAAAATAATACAAAAAAACCTGCTAATAATAGTTATTAGCAGGTTTAAAAATAAAAAAAATAAATCTATTTTCTAAGGGTCACTTTTTCAATCTCAACTTCTATTTGAGAATCATTAGATATAACGCTAGTCTCCTTAAAAGCTTCAACTTGCGCTTTTACTTCTTCTGGCGTTCCACTAAATATCTTTTCATCTGTTTTAGGCACTCCATTAACGATAGTGGCGTATGCTATTTTTGCTTCTGCTAGATCTGTATTATCTGTATTTACCTCTATATTTATTACTTCTTCAACCTTTGTAACACCTTCTTCTGCATGCCCACCTAATATCGGAGCAATTACTAAACCTATCAAACAAGTAAGTTTAATTAGAATATTCATAGAAGGACCAGAAGTATCTTTAAATGGATCACCAACAGTATCTCCAGTAACAGCCGCCTTATGCGCCTCACTACCTTTAAATGTCATTTCTCCATTAATCTCTACACCCGCTTCAAAGGATTTTTTAGCATTATCCCAAGCACCACCAGCATTGTTCTGGAAGATTGCCCATAATACACCAGAAACAGTAACACCTGCCATATAACCACCAAGCATTTCTGCTATCGCTAAATTATTCATCCCAAAGATCATTGGAATAAAAGCTATTGCTAGTGGAAAACCAATGGTTAACAATCCTGGTAGCATCATTTCTTTTAAAGATGCTTTTGTAGAAATAGCCACACATTTATCATATCCCGGCTTTCCGGTGCCTTCCATAATTCCTGGTATATCTCTAAACTGTCTACGTACTTCTTGCACCATTTCCATAGCAGCTTT
Coding sequences within:
- the metK gene encoding methionine adenosyltransferase, with the protein product MAYLFTSESVSEGHPDKVADQISDALLDNFLAFDPESKVACETLVTTGQVVLAGEVKSDTYLDVQQIARDVINKIGYTKGEYQFSGDSCGVISLIHEQSKDISQGVDRGSKEEQGAGDQGMMFGYATKETENYMPLALDISHKILQILADLRREGKEISYLRPDAKAQVTIEYSDENVPQRIDTIVVSTQHDAFDADDEKMLAKIKSDIISILIPKVKEQLPVHIQTLFDDAITYHINPTGKFVIGGPHGDTGLTGRKIIVDTYGGKGAHGGGAFSGKDPSKVDRSAAYAARHAAKNLVAAGVADEILVQVSYAIGVVEPTSIYVDTYGTAKVNLNDGQIARKVAELFDMRPFAIEERLKLRNPIYLETAAYGHMGKEPITVTKTFESPYNGKVEKEVELFTWEKLDALEQVKTTFGI
- a CDS encoding carboxypeptidase-like regulatory domain-containing protein, with protein sequence MRYLFRKKQVLVLIGLIALVNVASAQKITITGVLKDSLGSPLEMANVVAVNQETKSLDGFGITDPNGKYKVSVNQNSTYSLKFSYIGFQPKELLIKTLEEDLQRDVILAEQAQSLDEVEVVYEMPVVVKGDTIVYNTDSFVTGTEKKLEDVLSKLPGVEINDDGEIEVEGKTVTKVMVDGKDFFDGDSKLAAKNIPANALDKIEVLRNYSEVSQLKGVTNNQDNVALNIKLKSGKEKFWFGEITAGLGLDSRYLAHPKLFFYSPKYSINILTDLNNIGQLPFTSRDYRNFTGGFRSRTGNTGTSFNVGDGGLGLSQLQNNRAKEIETRFGAVNFSYAPTEKLDLSGFAIYSYANTDLQTVATRTYISSNQQEVTTTGTEQTSNLGLLKLSAAYKPNTNVQVEYDALAKFSDENEDVGILSVADVTDQIFENKQQTPSSLNQNANVYYTIDEKNILAVEAQYLIQNEDPFYNAIREIQPFESILPLNEEQANYNINQDRKIKTNKFDFKTDYYFITGAKSNINFTLGTTQSSQKFNSNIFQILDNESTLAFAEDDLVNDVEYKFSDIFVGFHYKLIVGKFTFNPGFKVHDYTAKNTQLATSVTDDLFNVVPDLFVNLQLKQSESIRFNYTVNRQFSDIDKFSRAYIFSNYNSMYQGNRDLESALFHNLSLNFFSFSMFNMQNIFATVNYSKRVDAFKNNSAIVGINQVSSTINSNLEDEVLSGSANFQRTFGKIKVSSRGSLSYSNLNNIVNGSPSTSESLTQSYRASLATSFRDAPNVEVGYNYALNNYDNGGNSSTYYTDTPFLKVDAAFLKSFIFLADLDYYHYRDKANTIDNEYGNLDTSLSYQKEDSKWEYSVEVTNLLNNTELNQDSFNELFYRTSSYVVQPRYVMFKIKYDL
- a CDS encoding GLPGLI family protein translates to MKKFLLFITICLLHFSILQAQDFQGKAIYHSKTSVADFNFGGREMSEEQKKRITERLKEQSEKTFILTFDKTAAIYEEEEKLETPGRENGGRGRFRFGDFSGGKLYKNIKDQNYAKESEMFGKVFLIKDDLKQLNWTMGSETKKIGNYTCYKATAIQAIDSTDFQTLRRKRDQERRNENTAKKDTTQNKTRIFKETEAVKEIEITAWFTPEIPVSQGPGEYWGLPGLILEVNAGNTVLLCTKIVLNADEKVEIKAPAKGKVISQQEYNETLLTKMEEMSERFRGGNRGPGGNSNRGRN
- a CDS encoding deoxynucleoside kinase, whose product is MHVAIAGNIGAGKTTLTKLLSKHFNWEPHFEDVVDNPYLDDFYNQMERWSFNLQIYFLNSRFRQILEIRETGKNIIQDRTIYEDAYIFAPNLHAMGLMTNRDFSNYSSLFELMEKLVQPPDLLIYLRSSIPNLVSQIHKRGRDYENTISIDYLSRLNERYEAWSQSYEKGKLLIIDVDHLDFVDNPEDLGTIINRIDAEINGLF
- a CDS encoding App1 family protein is translated as MLFKKDPLQIITFDAYGTNSHFYLRGRALEDESINLDDKGWFNLMLNTWKRLETDEVKHTNIDITLPNGQVLQTSTDNHGYFKMETAVHDLQKLANEEDWVNFEVSYSNPNIKRKITHENRFPGKILIPSKKAVFGVITDIDDTILHTGVVSTLKWRVLFNTVFKTVKNRLPLTGAPDFYNQLHRGTSGENSNPIFYVSHSPWNLYRYLELFLKQNNFPKGPILLRSFNSFFKRKRDGHKPQKQIEILGILKTYPALPIILIGDSGERDADIYKEIAEQFPDRILAIYLRSVNHKKRMIRVKSLFDDYKTTPVLFVENSDQAVAHAKKMGFI